A genome region from Neptunomonas japonica JAMM 1380 includes the following:
- a CDS encoding putative baseplate assembly protein, which produces MIYTCCEEKRRAAVEAHATLNGIDWLEVLDLDAPVGSPRQQTLMLRLLKPVPSGLSVDNIRIEGGERIRHITVEWIAIASESPAMPDISLVEQAFFTALPDADQLLLIRTGSSGDFSGYQLTLIKSSVSDEPLNGFDPRLSTINFTFKVECPSDFDCADKSDCSENLTNAPDINYLARDFSSIRRLVIDRLSRQMQGWRDRSPADMASTMAELIAYVGDFQHYHLDAISTEAYLHTARRRTSIRRHALLVDYHMHEGCNARTWLHLHVDEGAAFALPADIRFYTHVPSVPVRMLSGSPEERLALQAGPLVFEPMHSLTLRPEHNEFEFYTWGDASCCLPVGAVQATLRGHWPDLEVGSVLIFREMMGAQSGVVEDANPQNRHAVRLRYVNVFEGGVPLTDPLDGTPITEIHWYNGDAMPFPLCLSAQSDEAHGEVLLDNVSLAFGNNVLVDHGVSITDSPTEPVPASRLHYPSKKQGGCNDQKPQPLPVRFQPYLARAPVTYQGHSLKTYSELGVGHSEWVLFDSQASAHSVFEWRTQDALPVATLTDTTSSWHARRDLLSSRAIDNHFVLESEDDGTAHIRFGDDVHGRRPDSGTVFTAHYRIGNGPQGNVGAGSIVHLVSSEGRINSVTNFLPARGGRAPESRHEVKRHAPYAFRTQERAVTPADYSEVVERLEGVQRASSRLRWTGSWHTVFATVDRNKGLSVKEGSFDATVVEHLDRYRMAVHDVHVNDPVHVSLEIDILVCVNLDYFRSNVRQVLLDVLSSSVRSDGTLGLFHPDNFSFGQTVYLSTIYAAARSVAGVDSVQVTRFQRQSQQDLKPLADGYMDLGQLEIARLDNNPNFPEHGVLRLALHGGK; this is translated from the coding sequence ATGATTTACACCTGTTGTGAAGAGAAACGCCGTGCTGCCGTTGAAGCTCATGCAACACTCAATGGTATTGATTGGCTGGAGGTTTTGGATCTTGATGCCCCGGTCGGCAGCCCGCGCCAGCAGACGTTAATGCTACGGCTGTTAAAACCTGTTCCTTCTGGGTTAAGCGTTGACAATATCCGCATTGAGGGTGGAGAACGTATTCGCCATATTACGGTGGAGTGGATCGCTATTGCGAGTGAATCGCCTGCAATGCCGGATATTTCACTGGTTGAGCAGGCATTCTTTACAGCGCTTCCTGACGCTGATCAGCTGCTCTTAATACGCACAGGAAGCAGCGGTGATTTTTCGGGTTATCAACTGACTTTGATTAAAAGCAGTGTTAGCGATGAGCCGTTAAACGGTTTTGATCCGCGCTTATCGACGATCAATTTCACATTTAAAGTTGAGTGCCCTAGCGATTTTGATTGTGCAGACAAAAGTGATTGTTCTGAGAACCTAACTAATGCACCTGATATTAACTATTTAGCGCGTGATTTTTCTAGCATACGCCGTCTTGTCATTGACCGGCTGAGCCGCCAGATGCAGGGGTGGCGTGATCGCAGCCCGGCAGATATGGCAAGCACGATGGCAGAACTCATCGCCTATGTGGGGGATTTCCAACATTATCATCTGGATGCTATCAGCACCGAAGCATACCTGCACACAGCACGTCGGCGTACGAGCATCAGAAGACATGCACTGCTGGTGGATTATCATATGCATGAGGGGTGTAATGCTCGAACATGGTTACATTTGCATGTTGATGAGGGGGCAGCTTTTGCGTTGCCCGCAGATATCCGCTTCTATACACATGTGCCTAGTGTGCCGGTCCGGATGTTGTCGGGTTCCCCTGAGGAACGTCTGGCATTACAGGCTGGCCCATTAGTGTTTGAACCTATGCATTCTTTGACGCTTAGGCCAGAACATAATGAGTTTGAGTTCTATACGTGGGGAGATGCTAGTTGTTGTTTGCCGGTAGGTGCAGTGCAAGCAACACTTCGAGGCCATTGGCCTGATTTAGAAGTGGGAAGTGTGCTGATCTTTCGGGAAATGATGGGGGCACAAAGTGGTGTGGTTGAGGATGCCAATCCACAGAATCGTCACGCAGTGCGGCTACGCTATGTTAACGTTTTTGAGGGGGGAGTTCCCCTTACTGACCCTTTAGACGGTACGCCTATTACTGAAATACATTGGTATAACGGTGATGCGATGCCATTTCCACTGTGCTTATCTGCACAAAGCGATGAGGCGCATGGTGAAGTATTACTTGATAATGTTAGTTTGGCGTTTGGTAACAATGTTTTAGTAGATCATGGCGTTAGTATAACGGATAGCCCTACTGAGCCAGTACCAGCCTCTCGCTTACATTACCCCTCTAAAAAACAGGGTGGCTGTAATGATCAAAAACCACAACCTCTCCCCGTACGTTTTCAACCGTATTTAGCTAGAGCTCCAGTGACTTACCAGGGTCATAGTTTAAAAACCTATTCTGAACTCGGTGTAGGGCATAGTGAGTGGGTGCTGTTTGATTCACAGGCTAGTGCGCATTCTGTATTTGAATGGCGCACGCAGGATGCATTACCGGTTGCCACACTGACAGATACAACGTCTAGCTGGCATGCGCGACGAGACTTGCTATCAAGCCGTGCAATCGATAACCATTTTGTCTTGGAAAGTGAAGATGATGGCACAGCTCACATACGTTTTGGTGATGATGTACATGGCCGGCGTCCGGATAGCGGAACCGTCTTCACAGCACATTATCGGATAGGTAATGGGCCGCAGGGTAATGTGGGGGCGGGCAGTATTGTGCATCTGGTCAGCAGTGAGGGCCGTATCAACAGTGTGACAAACTTCTTACCCGCACGTGGCGGTCGGGCCCCTGAAAGTCGTCATGAGGTTAAGCGTCATGCTCCCTATGCATTTCGTACACAGGAAAGGGCAGTTACTCCCGCAGACTATTCAGAGGTTGTCGAACGGCTTGAGGGTGTTCAAAGAGCTAGCAGCAGGCTGCGTTGGACGGGTAGTTGGCATACGGTGTTCGCAACGGTTGATAGAAACAAAGGATTGTCTGTTAAAGAGGGTAGTTTCGATGCCACAGTCGTTGAGCATTTAGATAGATATCGTATGGCTGTCCACGATGTACACGTTAATGACCCTGTGCATGTGTCACTTGAAATCGACATCTTGGTGTGTGTGAACCTTGATTATTTTCGCAGTAATGTTCGCCAGGTGCTGTTAGATGTGCTGAGTAGCTCAGTACGCAGCGACGGTACATTAGGTTTGTTTCATCCCGATAATTTCAGTTTTGGCCAAACTGTTTATCTCAGTACGATATATGCGGCAGCCCGCAGTGTTGCTGGTGTGGACTCTGTGCAAGTAACGCGATTTCAGCGCCAAAGTCAGCAAGACCTTAAACCACTAGCCGATGGTTATATGGATTTGGGGCAGTTGGAAATAGCGCGTCTGGATAATAATCCTAACTTCCCTGAGCACGGAGTGCTGCGACTAGCGTTGCACGGAGGAAAATGA
- a CDS encoding GPW/gp25 family protein, with amino-acid sequence MTQHVHFPLQFDGRGRTRDDDEALWIRGLIEQVLFTVPGERVMRPDFGSGLRELVFAPNSPELAATTQFLVQSALQQWMADLITVELVEIDVADSRLSVNIQYSIRRTGMRYQENFQQGGG; translated from the coding sequence ATGACTCAGCATGTTCACTTTCCCTTACAGTTTGATGGCCGTGGCCGAACCCGTGATGATGACGAGGCATTATGGATTCGAGGTTTAATCGAACAGGTTCTATTTACTGTGCCGGGTGAGCGAGTCATGCGACCGGATTTTGGTAGTGGCTTGCGAGAGTTAGTTTTTGCACCCAATAGCCCTGAGCTTGCCGCTACTACTCAGTTTTTGGTTCAAAGTGCGCTGCAGCAATGGATGGCTGATCTTATTACCGTTGAATTGGTCGAGATTGATGTGGCTGATTCGCGCTTATCTGTGAATATTCAGTATTCGATTCGTCGTACGGGTATGCGTTATCAGGAAAACTTCCAACAAGGAGGTGGCTAA
- a CDS encoding eCIS core domain-containing protein: MSHERMDKTSNTQHQAAPRLLQRKCACGQHSPKGECEACAKKKYAVQRKLVVGASNDPLEQEADRVADQVLTMPLPTSTVGFPRIQRFSLSSGEPSGVAPESVDRALVSQGQPLNKDLQQDMGQRFGYDFSGVRVHTGSLANQSALELGAQAYTVKQDIVFAAGRFAPHTSTGRRLLAHEMTHVVQQGQSQQNRAPLMPISSLDKGVIRLKRDPDVAQKGYYTFKLLAGGKKEIAVQFYYPGSGNKVKVKMASLRKPKVVEDEYILSNPGKFSPSINYEDGVTTFFDLTGNDQKNVEAHVTMDALYSVDFLTADSNPADPKYQRHEITNTFAVMSWEGVKKVINISEGENQQAWVMRPHPHPNVHFMYYNTVTREAFIPSVLTSNSKFKGVRSGKNAIKKKDVTVLDWGDSWNGFNVAGGILTWGQIDASSVEGMVKSIESELEVGSCMGSLTIIGHGSPGSISVGDGTGSVAGKHIRGGALDSTSDIYDAGMAKLLARLTPRFCGDGKAVLRGCNVGDGKLGESFSQLLANLWRVNVKAHIGTVRGGGYWTTGKWQRSSPADKTQED; the protein is encoded by the coding sequence ATGAGTCACGAGCGCATGGACAAAACAAGTAATACGCAGCACCAAGCAGCGCCTCGTTTATTACAACGTAAGTGTGCATGTGGCCAGCATAGTCCAAAAGGTGAGTGTGAAGCGTGCGCTAAGAAAAAATATGCAGTGCAAAGGAAGCTTGTAGTCGGTGCCAGTAATGACCCATTGGAGCAGGAGGCGGACCGGGTCGCGGATCAGGTTTTAACCATGCCACTGCCAACATCAACTGTTGGTTTTCCACGTATACAGAGGTTTTCATTATCGTCAGGTGAGCCGTCAGGTGTGGCGCCAGAGAGTGTAGATCGGGCGCTAGTGAGTCAGGGGCAACCTCTGAATAAAGACCTTCAGCAAGATATGGGGCAACGGTTTGGATATGACTTCTCGGGTGTGCGGGTGCATACCGGTAGTTTGGCTAATCAATCAGCACTGGAGTTGGGTGCTCAAGCCTATACGGTTAAACAGGATATTGTGTTTGCTGCGGGGCGGTTCGCTCCACATACCTCTACAGGGCGACGCCTGCTTGCCCATGAAATGACGCATGTTGTACAGCAGGGGCAGTCGCAACAGAATAGAGCACCGTTAATGCCAATTTCTTCTTTAGATAAAGGCGTTATCAGATTAAAACGTGATCCGGATGTTGCTCAGAAAGGATATTACACATTCAAATTATTAGCAGGAGGAAAAAAAGAGATAGCCGTTCAATTCTACTATCCGGGAAGTGGAAATAAGGTCAAAGTTAAAATGGCTTCATTGCGTAAACCCAAGGTTGTTGAGGATGAATATATTTTGAGTAACCCCGGAAAATTCTCCCCATCGATTAACTACGAAGATGGGGTAACGACGTTTTTTGATTTGACTGGGAATGACCAAAAAAACGTTGAAGCTCATGTGACCATGGATGCGCTTTATAGTGTTGATTTTTTAACTGCGGACTCTAATCCTGCAGATCCTAAGTACCAACGGCACGAGATTACGAATACATTTGCGGTGATGAGTTGGGAAGGTGTTAAAAAAGTTATCAATATTAGTGAAGGTGAGAATCAGCAAGCTTGGGTTATGAGGCCACACCCTCACCCTAACGTGCATTTCATGTATTACAACACCGTGACTCGAGAGGCATTTATACCCTCAGTATTGACCTCAAACAGTAAGTTTAAAGGTGTACGTTCCGGCAAGAATGCTATTAAGAAAAAAGATGTAACGGTTTTGGATTGGGGGGATAGCTGGAACGGGTTCAACGTAGCAGGGGGCATTTTGACATGGGGACAAATTGATGCATCCAGTGTTGAGGGGATGGTCAAATCGATAGAAAGCGAATTAGAAGTGGGTAGTTGTATGGGCTCATTAACCATTATAGGACATGGCTCTCCAGGTAGTATTTCAGTTGGAGACGGTACTGGAAGCGTTGCAGGTAAACATATCAGAGGAGGTGCCCTGGACTCTACATCGGATATTTATGATGCGGGAATGGCAAAACTCCTGGCTAGGTTGACCCCTAGATTTTGTGGTGACGGAAAAGCGGTTTTACGAGGTTGTAATGTTGGAGATGGGAAGCTTGGAGAAAGTTTTAGCCAGTTACTTGCCAATCTTTGGCGGGTCAATGTTAAGGCGCATATAGGAACGGTTAGAGGTGGTGGTTATTGGACTACAGGTAAATGGCAAAGATCATCTCCTGCTGATAAAACGCAAGAGGATTAA
- a CDS encoding phage baseplate assembly protein V, with translation MSETYFGKYRGVVLNNIDPMQQGRLQIQVPDVAGLVPTSWAMPCVPMAGIQNGMVALPIIGSGVWVEFEQGNPDYPIWVGCFWGSTAEIPALALLTPPTTPAITFQTPLQNGMTISDMPGPTGGIMLKSTTGASLIVNDTGIYIQNGKGAVITLVGPTVTINNGALTVI, from the coding sequence ATGAGTGAAACTTACTTTGGTAAATACCGGGGTGTGGTACTCAATAATATTGACCCTATGCAGCAAGGGCGCTTGCAAATACAGGTACCGGATGTGGCCGGTTTGGTGCCTACCAGTTGGGCGATGCCTTGTGTGCCAATGGCAGGAATTCAAAACGGTATGGTGGCGTTACCCATTATTGGTTCGGGTGTTTGGGTAGAGTTTGAGCAGGGAAACCCGGATTACCCTATCTGGGTGGGATGCTTTTGGGGCAGTACAGCCGAAATTCCTGCACTGGCACTGCTTACCCCTCCAACGACACCGGCAATTACATTTCAAACACCGCTGCAAAATGGCATGACGATATCGGATATGCCAGGGCCAACAGGCGGCATCATGTTGAAGAGCACAACGGGGGCCTCTCTTATTGTGAATGATACGGGTATTTATATTCAGAATGGCAAGGGGGCAGTGATTACGCTGGTCGGCCCCACTGTGACGATTAATAACGGCGCACTTACGGTGATTTGA
- a CDS encoding proprotein convertase P-domain-containing protein — MNKSAKTYTYRGGQKVALEKSPDQMVVRALSAGLDDGAIASSEQVSSASTRVNTSGAELDALMSRSRIVAPTHHAYYESDSGAEFLITDRIFVTFKQALSDQQIDDFAGRYGLVKTASYSDRDYLFQLTNHTGMNPVKLVVKLTEEEPLLEAAEHDLNQRMNAEQFSLPTDPDYARQWHLHTHLNNADFDARSSVLCENSWGLLDGFGSDEVVIAVSDDGCKLDHHDFDSPDKFASWGYFRGSRLVTAVDIDADPQQMYKAGSNHGTSCCGVIGGEIDSVLTVGAAASCQLLPIQWESSGPSLFISDSKLLTTLNYIADKADVMSNSWGGVPTSVWALPVINRIKALALTGGRRGKGIVFLWAAGNENCLINHTASQPVPYDHGVEVQGGALVWVGVRTTRVFRNNLVGIAGVMHIAALASTARRSHYSNYGPGIGVCAPSSNSHAYYRMTVRGLGITTTTGESGGVTHSFGGTSSATPLVAGIAGLAISANPSLSALEVISILKQTASKDLDFSGYPRTPPANFDMNTDWDVSPVSPFDAGTFIDTGEPEGSWSPWFGHGRVDANAVVAEALSRNQPVGDKTFQGDSTPDRSIPDNNERGIKDKIVCAREFSLASIKVNVDISHTYIGDLRVSLISPSGSVVPLHDRTGGSGNDLHVEFDNTSAPGLLALIGESVKGEWALHVQDLALVDRGRLKAWSLEVKGQADTSIVVEESPGVIIPDNVQGGIERSLAVSKTGRLDSIEVSLDITHTYVGDLKVELTSPSATSVLLHNRTGGSANNVIKIYSLSNASALQVFQGEAVKGAWKLRVSDHAGVDQGKLNHWALRIVSTT; from the coding sequence ATGAATAAGTCAGCTAAAACCTACACCTATCGTGGCGGCCAGAAGGTCGCACTGGAAAAAAGTCCAGACCAAATGGTCGTTAGAGCACTGTCTGCAGGTTTGGATGATGGCGCTATTGCATCATCAGAGCAGGTTTCATCTGCATCAACACGTGTTAATACGAGCGGTGCGGAGCTTGATGCTTTGATGTCACGTAGTCGTATTGTTGCGCCAACCCACCACGCATATTACGAGTCTGATTCGGGCGCTGAGTTTTTAATCACGGACCGCATTTTCGTTACTTTCAAACAAGCACTCTCAGATCAACAAATTGATGATTTTGCTGGCCGTTACGGTTTGGTAAAAACGGCTAGTTATAGCGATCGTGATTACCTGTTTCAGTTAACCAACCATACGGGGATGAATCCGGTTAAGTTGGTTGTGAAACTGACAGAAGAAGAGCCCTTACTTGAAGCCGCTGAGCATGACTTAAATCAGCGAATGAATGCTGAACAATTTTCTCTTCCGACCGACCCCGATTATGCCAGACAGTGGCATTTACATACGCATTTGAATAACGCGGATTTTGATGCGCGTTCTAGTGTTTTATGCGAGAACTCCTGGGGGCTGCTCGATGGATTTGGCAGTGACGAGGTTGTCATTGCTGTATCCGATGATGGTTGCAAGCTGGATCACCACGACTTTGATTCTCCTGATAAGTTTGCATCATGGGGCTATTTTCGTGGATCGCGTTTGGTCACTGCTGTGGATATTGATGCAGACCCTCAACAGATGTACAAAGCCGGGTCTAATCATGGGACATCATGCTGTGGTGTTATCGGTGGTGAGATTGATTCGGTACTTACGGTAGGGGCTGCAGCGAGTTGCCAACTGTTACCGATTCAATGGGAGTCTTCAGGGCCCTCTCTGTTTATAAGTGATTCAAAATTGCTGACAACGCTTAATTATATTGCTGATAAAGCCGATGTGATGTCCAACTCATGGGGCGGTGTGCCGACCAGTGTTTGGGCTTTGCCGGTTATAAATCGGATTAAAGCATTGGCATTAACGGGCGGACGGCGTGGCAAGGGCATTGTATTTCTCTGGGCCGCAGGCAATGAAAACTGTTTGATTAATCATACTGCGAGTCAACCCGTTCCTTATGATCATGGTGTTGAAGTGCAAGGTGGTGCGCTTGTTTGGGTGGGGGTAAGAACCACACGCGTGTTTCGCAATAATTTAGTGGGTATTGCGGGTGTGATGCATATTGCTGCACTGGCGAGTACAGCCAGGCGTAGCCATTACTCAAATTATGGCCCAGGTATTGGTGTGTGCGCACCTTCCAGTAATAGCCATGCCTATTACCGTATGACAGTGAGGGGCTTAGGCATTACCACTACAACAGGTGAGTCAGGCGGTGTAACCCATAGTTTTGGCGGCACATCCAGTGCAACGCCTCTCGTTGCCGGTATCGCTGGTTTGGCAATTTCTGCAAACCCCAGTTTAAGTGCGCTTGAGGTTATTTCCATACTCAAGCAGACAGCGTCTAAAGATCTTGATTTTAGTGGTTATCCACGCACGCCACCGGCTAACTTTGACATGAATACTGATTGGGATGTGTCACCTGTCTCTCCTTTTGATGCCGGTACTTTCATTGATACAGGAGAGCCCGAGGGTAGCTGGAGCCCATGGTTTGGGCATGGGCGTGTGGATGCCAATGCCGTTGTCGCTGAGGCGTTAAGCCGTAATCAACCAGTGGGAGATAAAACCTTCCAAGGTGACTCTACTCCGGACCGAAGTATTCCCGATAATAACGAGAGAGGCATAAAGGATAAAATTGTCTGTGCACGTGAATTTTCATTGGCATCTATCAAGGTCAACGTTGATATAAGCCATACCTATATCGGTGACTTACGCGTCTCCCTAATATCACCCTCAGGCTCGGTTGTACCGTTACATGATCGTACCGGTGGTAGTGGCAATGACCTTCATGTTGAGTTTGATAACACCTCGGCTCCTGGATTATTGGCGTTAATAGGGGAGTCGGTTAAAGGGGAGTGGGCATTGCATGTTCAGGATCTGGCGCTGGTGGACCGTGGTCGATTAAAAGCGTGGTCGTTGGAGGTTAAAGGGCAAGCAGACACCTCAATTGTAGTTGAAGAGAGCCCGGGCGTGATTATTCCCGATAATGTCCAAGGTGGTATTGAGCGCTCTTTAGCTGTTTCTAAAACCGGGCGTCTGGATAGCATCGAAGTTTCACTGGATATCACGCATACCTATGTGGGTGATTTAAAAGTGGAGTTGACCTCCCCGAGCGCTACTTCTGTGTTGCTGCACAACCGTACCGGCGGCTCTGCCAATAATGTGATTAAAATTTATAGCTTATCAAATGCCTCTGCGCTGCAGGTTTTCCAAGGTGAAGCGGTTAAGGGTGCTTGGAAGCTAAGAGTCTCGGATCATGCCGGTGTTGATCAGGGTAAGTTGAATCACTGGGCGTTAAGGATTGTATCAACCACATAG